A genomic region of Vitis vinifera cultivar Pinot Noir 40024 chromosome 7, ASM3070453v1 contains the following coding sequences:
- the LOC100247737 gene encoding uncharacterized protein LOC100247737 encodes MDLLKQELLKKRQSLAQEAGGKRFFKRSEIEQRNIQKLREQEKRELEAKALRHNNGTASSSTAAAASATSTPSSDAKPDLTSSSSKAITDEQKIDEMVLPKQEVIRRLRFLKQPITLFGEDDTARLDRLKYVLKAGIFEVDSDMTEGQTNDFLRDIAELRKRQKTGILSDRKRKSPEDGVEDGEGGGGDDDLSGDGGSSGVDADKDLKRMKANFEELCDEDKILVFFKRLLIEWNQELNEKQEGEKRTAKGKSMVATFKQCARYLNPLFKFCRKKVLQDDIRQALLVVVECCMKRDYLAAMDQYIKLAIGNAPWPIGVTMVGIHERSAREKIYTNSVAHIMNDETTRKYLQSIKRLMTFCQRRYPTMPSKAVEFNSLANGSDLQSLLAEERFSGGNQASEERLHLMAPPKES; translated from the exons ATGGATCTCCTGAAGCAAGAGCTCTTGAAGAAGCGCCAATCTCTAGCCCAAGAAGCGGGCGGCAAGAGGTTCTTCAAGCGCTCCGAAATTGAACAGAGAAACATCCAGAAGCTTCGCGAGCAGGAAAAGCGTGAGTTGGAGGCTAAAGCCCTCCGCCACAATAATGGCACCGCATCCTCTTCCACCGCCGCCGCCGCCTCGGCCACCTCTACTCCATCTTCCGATGCCAAACCTGACCTCACATCCTCATCTTCTAAAGCCATAACCGATGAACAGAAAATCGACGAGATGGTTCTCCCGAAGCAAGAGGTCATCCGGCGGCTCAGATTCCTGAAACAGCCTATTACTCTGTTCGGCGAAGACGACACCGCGCGGCTTGATCGGTTGAAGTATGTGCTCAAAGCTGGGATCTTTGAGGTCGACAGCGACATGACGGAGGGCCAAACCAATGATTTTCTTAGGGATATTGCGGAGCTGAGGAAGCGGCAGAAGACAGGGATTTTGAGCGATCGGAAGCGGAAGAGTCCGGAGGATGGGGTCGAGGATGGGGAGGGGGGCGGTGGAGATGATGATTTGAGCGGTGATGGGGGTTCTTCGGGGGTGGATGCTGATAAGGATTTGAAGCGGATGAAGGCGAATTTTGAGGAGTTGTGTGATGAGGATAAGATTCTGGTTTTTTTCAAGAGGCTTTTGATCGAGTGGAATCAGGAGTTGAATGAGAAGCAGGAGGGGGAGAAGAGGACGGCCAAGGGGAAGTCTATGGTGGCCACGTTTAAGCAGTGTGCACGATATTTGAATCCGCTTTTCAAATTCTGCCGGAAAAAG GTTCTCCAAGATGATATCCGGCAAGCATTGCTGGTGGTGGTTGAATGCTGTATGAAGCGAGATTATCTAGCTGCAATGGACCAATATATCAAGTTGGCAATCGGGAATGCACCCTGGCCTATTGGTGTTACTATGGTTGGTATCCATGAACGGTCTGCCCGTGAGAAGATCTACACAAACAGTGTGGCCCACATTATGAATGATGAGACAACTCGTAAGTATCTGCAATCAATCAAAAGATTGATGACATTTTGCCAACGACGCTACCCAACCATGCCATCCAAAGCCGTTGAGTTCAACAGTTTGGCAAATGGTAGTGACTTACAATCACTGCTAGCAGAGGAGAGGTTTTCTGGGGGAAATCAAGCTTCAGAGGAAAGGCTTCACCTAATGGCTCCTCCAAAGGAGAGCTAG
- the LOC100242600 gene encoding photosystem I reaction center subunit II, chloroplastic: protein MATQAGLLTPTTITTPKSRSLTLVPWKPSSFSSFSTSKPINRAIKAMAEEKTEAPVKEAPVGFTPPELDPNTPSPIFGGSTGGLLRKAQVEEFYVITWESPKEQIFEMPTGGAAIMRQGPNLLKLARKEQCLALGTRLRSKYKIKYQFYRVFPNGEVQYLHPKDGVYPEKVNPGRQGVGQNFRSIGKNVSPIEVKFTGKQAYDL, encoded by the coding sequence ATGGCAACCCAAGCAGGTCTCCTCACCCCCACTACCATCACCACCCCAAAATCGAGGAGCCTCACTCTAGTTCCATGGAAACCATCCTCATTCTCCTCATTTTCTACCTCTAAGCCCATCAACAGAGCCATCAAAGCCATGGCTGAAGAAAAAACTGAAGCTCCTGTCAAGGAGGCTCCAGTGGGCTTCACCCCACCTGAGTTGGACCCCAATACGCCATCGCCAATCTTCGGTGGAAGCACCGGAGGATTGCTAAGAAAGGCACAAGTTGAAGAATTCTATGTTATCACTTGGGAATCCCCGAAGGAACAGATCTTTGAAATGCCAACTGGTGGTGCTGCTATAATGAGGCAAGGGCCTAATTTGCTTAAGTTGGCTAGGAAAGAGCAGTGCTTGGCACTGGGCACCAGATTGAGATCAAAGTACAAGATTAAGTACCAATTCTACAGAGTGTTTCCTAATGGGGAGGTCCAATATCTTCACCCAAAAGATGGTGTTTATCCTGAAAAGGTGAACCCAGGTCGCCAAGGGGTGGGGCAGAACTTCAGATCAATTGGGAAAAATGTTAGTCCCATTGAAGTTAAGTTCACTGGAAAGCAAGCTTATGACTTGTGA